Proteins found in one Triticum aestivum cultivar Chinese Spring chromosome 4D, IWGSC CS RefSeq v2.1, whole genome shotgun sequence genomic segment:
- the LOC123095870 gene encoding zinc finger protein CONSTANS-LIKE 16 produces MASAGAAIGARAARACDGCMRRRARWHCAADDAYLCQACDASVHSANPLARRHHRVRLPSSSSPAATSSLQHADPDEPAWLHGLKRRPRTPRSKPGMVGKHGAPAAAKAAAASAVPDLEAEDSGSGIVGENDDGHGVEVEDEDLLYRVPVFDPMLAELYNPMPVDEFREPLEQKPSVCCFSSLAGQPSSEYASGVADAADGFTGFDVVPDMELASFAADMESLLMGGVEDGFDDLRFLDEEKPQLNLDFDMADFDDQSTAAPAPEQELEDRKRKRSDSGMILKLDYERVIDSWVHDGGSPWFYGERPHIDPSDDSWLDLPAGSRGFGLGAAVTAVTGGEREARVSRYREKRRTRLFAKKIRYEVRKLNAEKRPRMKGRFVKRTALPPLPPRPPMVLAAHGHGGAHGRFRF; encoded by the exons ATGGCGAGCGCCGGCGCGGCGATCGGGGCGCGCGCGGCCCGCGCCTGCGACGGCTGCAtgcggcggcgggcgcggtggcACTGCGCCGCGGACGACGCGTACCTGTGCCAGGCGTGCGACGCCTCCGTCCACTCGGCCAACCCGCTCGCGCGGCGCCACCACCGGGTGCGCCTCCCCTCCTCGTCCTcgccggccgccacctcctcccttcaGCACGCCGACCCGGACGAGCCCGCGTGGCTGCACGGCCTCAAGCGCCGGCCGCGCACGCCGCGGTCCAAGCCCGGGATGGTGGGCAAGcacggcgcgcccgccgccgcgAAGGCCGCGGCTGCCTCGGCGGTCCCCGATCTCGAGGCGGAGGACTCCGGCTCTGGCATCGTCGGTGAAAACGACGACGGCCACGGCGTGGAGGTCGAAGACGAGGATCTCCTGTACCGCGTCCCGGTGTTCGACCCCATGCTCGCTGAGCTCTACAACCCCATGCCGGTCGACGAGTTCCGGGAGCCCCTCGAGCAGAAGCCTTCCGTCTGCTGCTTCTCGTCGCTTGCCGGTCAGCCGTCGTCGGAGTATGCATCCGGCGTGGCGGACGCGGCCGACGGGTTCACCGGGTTCGACGTCGTGCCGGACATGGAGCTCGCCAGCTTCGCCGCGGACATGGAGAGCCTGCTCATGGGAGGAGTCGAGGACGGGTTCGACGACCTGCGGTTCTTGGACGAAGAGAAGCCCCAGCTGAACCTTGACTTCGACATGGCGGACTTCGATGATCAGAGCAccgcggcgccggcgccggagcaaGAGTTAGAGGACAGGAAAAGGAAGCGGTCGGACTCGGGGATGATACTTAAGCTCGACTACGAGAGGGTTATCGACTCCTGGGTCCATGACGGCGGCTCGCCGTGGTTCTACGGCGAGCGCCCCCACATCGACCCTAGTGACGATTCCTGGCTGGACTTACCG GCGGGGAGCCGGGGGTTCGGGCTCGGCGCAGCGGTGACGGCGGTGACCGGCGGCGAGCGGGAGGCGCGGGTGTCGCGGTACCGGGAGAAGCGGCGGACGCGGCTGTTCGCCAAGAAGATCCGGTACGAGGTGCGCAAGCTCAACGCCGAGAAGCGGCCGCGGATGAAGGGGCGGTTCGTCAAGCGCACCGCgctgccaccgctgccgccgcGGCCGCCGATGGTGCTCGCGGCCCACGGCCACGGCGGCGCGCACGGGCGCTTCCGTTTTTGA